A single genomic interval of Oceanithermus profundus DSM 14977 harbors:
- a CDS encoding ABC transporter substrate-binding protein: MKAIRLLAYVLLLVLFGSVTSAQGVTITVSCGAVGKGYDFCKSGAEAWAAKTGNSVKVLPSPKSTTDRLALYQQQLAAGSSDVDVYMIDVIWPGILADFFIDLREYVSPDLVKEFFPRIVAANTVDGRLVGLPWFTDAGLLYYRTDLLAKYGYSAPPTTWEELEQMAAKIQAGERKAGNGSFWGFVFQGKAYEGLTCDALEWIFSYRGGTIVDKDGNITVNNPNAAKAIDTAARWVGTIAPPGVTSYQEEEARGVWQAGNAAFMRNWPYAYSLGNSADSPIKGKFDVTVLPKGGPNGQHAATLGGWQLAVSRFSKHPKEAVDLIVYLTGYDEQKRRAIEGSYLPTRPALYKDNDVLTAMPFMGRLYDVFVNAVPRPSAQTKQKYNQVSSAFWTAVHNVLVGQIDAATSLRMLEQQLKRIKGKGW; the protein is encoded by the coding sequence ATGAAAGCTATCAGGTTGCTCGCTTACGTGTTGCTGTTGGTGCTGTTTGGAAGCGTTACCAGCGCGCAGGGGGTGACGATCACCGTCTCCTGCGGCGCGGTAGGCAAGGGGTACGACTTCTGCAAGAGCGGCGCCGAAGCCTGGGCCGCGAAGACCGGCAATTCGGTCAAGGTGCTGCCCTCGCCGAAGTCGACGACCGACCGGCTGGCCCTGTACCAACAACAGCTCGCTGCGGGGTCGTCCGATGTCGACGTGTACATGATCGACGTCATCTGGCCGGGGATCCTCGCGGACTTCTTCATCGACCTGCGCGAATACGTCTCCCCGGACCTCGTGAAAGAGTTCTTCCCGCGCATCGTCGCGGCCAACACCGTGGACGGCCGCCTGGTGGGGCTGCCCTGGTTCACCGACGCGGGGCTGCTCTACTACCGCACCGACCTGCTCGCCAAGTACGGCTACTCCGCGCCGCCCACCACCTGGGAGGAGCTGGAACAGATGGCCGCCAAGATCCAGGCCGGCGAGCGCAAGGCCGGCAACGGCAGCTTCTGGGGCTTCGTTTTCCAGGGCAAGGCCTACGAGGGGCTGACCTGCGACGCGCTCGAGTGGATCTTCTCCTACCGCGGCGGCACGATCGTCGACAAGGACGGAAACATCACCGTCAACAACCCGAACGCGGCCAAGGCCATCGACACCGCGGCCCGCTGGGTGGGCACGATCGCGCCCCCGGGCGTGACCAGCTACCAGGAGGAGGAGGCCCGCGGCGTCTGGCAGGCCGGCAACGCCGCCTTCATGCGCAACTGGCCCTACGCCTACTCGCTGGGCAACAGCGCCGACAGCCCCATCAAAGGCAAGTTCGACGTCACCGTGCTGCCCAAGGGCGGGCCCAACGGCCAGCACGCGGCCACGCTGGGCGGTTGGCAGCTGGCGGTCTCGCGCTTCAGCAAGCACCCCAAGGAAGCCGTGGACCTGATCGTCTACCTGACCGGATACGACGAGCAGAAGCGCCGCGCCATCGAGGGCAGCTACCTGCCCACGCGCCCCGCGCTCTACAAGGACAATGACGTCTTGACCGCGATGCCGTTCATGGGGCGGCTCTACGACGTCTTCGTGAACGCGGTGCCGCGCCCCAGCGCCCAGACCAAGCAGAAGTACAACCAGGTCTCGAGCGCCTTCTGGACCGCGGTGCACAACGTGCTCGTCGGGCAGATCGACGCGGCCACCTCGCTGCGGATGCTCGAACAGCAGCTCAAGCGCATCAAAGGCAAGGGTTGGTAG
- a CDS encoding NUDIX hydrolase, protein MAEGRTPKTSKRTAHRGPKAKLKRKVTSAGGVVFRGCRKPRVLLIMPAKGKRRRWSLPKGRVEPGERYWQTARREVKEETGVNVKVLDPIERVRYYFMAHDDEGVEVNKRVHYFLMRYEGGELRPQVEEVRQVRWFPVEEAERLLAFENERRVFRAALERWRKRCKQATR, encoded by the coding sequence ATGGCCGAGGGGCGTACACCGAAGACGAGCAAGCGAACCGCGCACCGGGGACCCAAGGCCAAGCTGAAGCGCAAGGTCACCTCGGCCGGTGGCGTCGTCTTTCGGGGCTGCCGCAAGCCCCGGGTGCTGCTGATCATGCCCGCCAAGGGCAAGCGCCGGCGCTGGAGCCTGCCCAAGGGGCGGGTCGAGCCGGGCGAGCGCTACTGGCAGACCGCGCGCCGCGAGGTGAAGGAGGAGACGGGCGTCAACGTCAAGGTGCTCGACCCCATCGAGCGGGTGCGCTACTACTTCATGGCCCACGACGACGAGGGCGTGGAGGTCAACAAGCGGGTGCACTACTTCCTGATGCGCTACGAGGGGGGTGAGCTGCGCCCGCAGGTGGAGGAGGTGCGCCAGGTGCGTTGGTTCCCCGTCGAGGAGGCGGAGCGGCTGCTCGCCTTCGAAAACGAGCGGCGCGTTTTCCGCGCCGCGCTCGAGCGCTGGAGGAAGCGATGCAAACAAGCCACCCGCTGA
- a CDS encoding carbohydrate ABC transporter permease, translating into MAQRSRLAARRTRTAWLFLLPSLLVLLVVAAYPLWRTFQLSFYQVSILQFPLQPEWVGLENYRYLLADPYWWISLKNTAVFTVVSVALETVLGLGIALVVNANFTGRGLMRTAMLVPWAIPTVVSAQMWRWMYNDVYGVVNDLLMRAHLISEPLAWLADPHLALSGIIAVDVWKTTPFMALLLLAGLQSIPRELYEASTVDGASPWQQFWRITLPLLKPALLVALIFRTLDALRVFDVIYVMTGTNPTTMSMSVYARQQLVDFGALGYGSAVSMGIFLIIALFAAAYLVSLRVELD; encoded by the coding sequence GTGGCCCAGCGCAGCCGACTCGCCGCCCGCCGCACCCGCACCGCCTGGCTCTTCCTGCTGCCCAGCCTGCTGGTGCTGCTCGTGGTGGCCGCCTACCCCCTGTGGCGGACGTTTCAACTGAGTTTCTATCAAGTCAGCATCCTGCAGTTTCCGCTGCAGCCCGAATGGGTGGGGCTCGAAAACTACCGCTACCTGCTCGCCGACCCCTACTGGTGGATCAGCCTGAAGAACACCGCGGTCTTCACGGTGGTCTCCGTCGCCCTCGAGACCGTCCTGGGCCTGGGCATCGCCCTGGTCGTGAACGCCAACTTCACCGGGCGCGGCCTGATGCGCACGGCGATGCTGGTCCCCTGGGCGATCCCCACCGTGGTTAGCGCCCAGATGTGGCGCTGGATGTACAACGACGTCTACGGCGTGGTCAACGACCTTCTGATGCGCGCCCACCTGATCAGCGAACCGCTGGCCTGGCTGGCCGACCCCCACCTGGCGCTCTCCGGCATCATCGCCGTGGACGTCTGGAAGACGACGCCCTTCATGGCGCTCTTGCTGCTTGCCGGGTTGCAGTCGATCCCGCGCGAGCTCTACGAAGCCTCGACCGTGGACGGGGCCAGCCCCTGGCAGCAGTTCTGGCGCATCACCCTGCCGCTGCTCAAGCCGGCGCTGCTGGTGGCGCTCATCTTCCGCACCCTCGACGCCCTGCGCGTCTTCGACGTGATCTACGTGATGACCGGCACCAACCCCACCACCATGAGCATGTCGGTCTACGCCCGGCAGCAGCTCGTCGACTTCGGCGCCCTCGGTTACGGCTCGGCCGTGTCCATGGGCATCTTCCTCATCATCGCCCTCTTCGCCGCGGCCTACCTGGTGAGCCTGCGGGTGGAGCTGGACTGA
- a CDS encoding nicotinate phosphoribosyltransferase yields MQTSHPLTVDLYELTMADSYLRRGRNEPAVFDLFVRPPVPGRRFLVAAGVEAALDYLERLRFGEEDRAYLRSLGVFSEAFLDYLATFRFSGEVWAVREGELVFPGEPILYVRAPRIEAQIVETYLLNVVNFHTLIASKAARVRLAAGFEASVVDFSPRRDHGPEAALGVAYASYLAGLDGTSNVEAGRRLGLPVVGTMAHAYVMSFPSELEAFRAFAADHPAPVLLIDTYDTLEGARRALEVARELRAEGRALAGVRIDSGDLPTLTRRVRRLFDEAGFPEVKILISGDLDEYRIQAFLAAGGVADGYGVGTRLGTSYDLPALGGVYKLVEDAAGPQLKKSPGKRTWPGRKQVWRRWGEDAVRDVLGLEGEEPAGAPLLAPRMKDGRRLAAPEPLVEVRARVRGWLARLPEDLRVIAEDPKPEYPVEVSSGLATLVRRLERVRH; encoded by the coding sequence ATGCAAACAAGCCACCCGCTGACCGTCGACCTCTACGAGCTCACCATGGCCGACTCCTACCTGCGCCGCGGGAGGAACGAGCCGGCCGTCTTCGACCTCTTCGTGCGCCCGCCGGTGCCGGGCCGCCGCTTCTTGGTGGCCGCCGGCGTGGAGGCCGCGCTCGACTACCTGGAGCGGCTTCGTTTCGGTGAGGAGGACCGCGCCTACCTGCGCTCGCTGGGCGTCTTCTCCGAGGCCTTCCTGGACTACCTGGCGACCTTCCGATTTTCCGGGGAGGTCTGGGCGGTGCGCGAGGGCGAGCTGGTCTTCCCGGGGGAACCGATCCTCTACGTGCGGGCCCCCCGCATCGAGGCACAGATCGTCGAGACCTACCTGCTCAACGTGGTCAACTTCCACACCCTGATCGCCTCCAAAGCGGCGCGGGTGCGGCTCGCCGCGGGGTTCGAGGCCAGCGTGGTCGACTTCAGCCCCCGCCGGGATCACGGCCCCGAGGCGGCGCTGGGGGTGGCCTACGCCAGCTACCTGGCGGGCCTCGACGGCACCTCGAACGTCGAGGCGGGCCGGCGGCTGGGCCTGCCGGTGGTGGGCACGATGGCCCACGCCTACGTGATGAGCTTTCCCAGCGAGCTCGAGGCCTTTCGCGCCTTCGCCGCCGACCACCCGGCCCCGGTGCTGCTCATCGACACCTACGACACCCTCGAAGGGGCACGCCGGGCGCTGGAGGTGGCGCGCGAGCTGCGGGCCGAGGGGCGGGCCCTCGCCGGGGTGCGCATCGACTCGGGCGACCTGCCCACGCTCACCCGCAGGGTGCGCCGGCTCTTCGACGAGGCCGGTTTCCCCGAGGTGAAGATCCTGATCTCGGGCGACCTCGACGAATACCGCATCCAGGCCTTCCTGGCCGCGGGGGGCGTGGCCGACGGCTACGGGGTGGGCACGCGCCTGGGCACCAGCTACGACCTGCCGGCGCTGGGCGGCGTCTACAAGCTGGTGGAGGACGCGGCCGGACCCCAGCTGAAGAAGAGCCCCGGCAAGCGCACTTGGCCGGGGCGCAAGCAGGTCTGGCGGCGTTGGGGCGAAGACGCGGTGCGGGACGTGCTGGGGCTCGAAGGCGAGGAGCCGGCGGGCGCGCCCCTGCTCGCGCCGCGCATGAAGGACGGCCGGCGCCTGGCCGCGCCCGAGCCGCTGGTCGAGGTGCGCGCGCGTGTGCGCGGCTGGCTGGCGCGGCTGCCCGAGGACCTGCGGGTCATCGCCGAAGACCCCAAGCCCGAATACCCCGTCGAGGTCAGCTCAGGACTCGCCACCCTGGTCCGGCGCCTCGAGCGCGTGCGCCACTAG
- a CDS encoding carbohydrate ABC transporter permease, whose product MGRKSPIVTFLFYALLLVIFVYMMFPFYWAVVSSLKSPSELFATPVLYWPEHPRWRNYVDVFTQQPFGRNLFNSTVVAGVTTLLSLFIGSTAAYALGRFRFLGKRTVFYAILSVSMFPQISVLGGMYILVRSMGLYNTWWALIFSYTIFTLPFTIWVLTSFVRDIPRELEESAFVDGATPWQVLWKVLLPLMAPGLVTAGLLAFIGAWNEFLFALTFTVDDSARTVPVAIAFFSGASQYELPWAQIMAASVIVTVPLIVLVLVFQQRLVSGLTAGAVKG is encoded by the coding sequence ATGGGAAGGAAATCGCCGATCGTAACGTTCCTTTTCTACGCCCTGCTCCTCGTCATCTTCGTCTACATGATGTTCCCCTTCTACTGGGCCGTGGTCAGCTCGCTCAAGAGCCCTTCCGAGCTCTTCGCGACCCCGGTGCTGTACTGGCCCGAACACCCCCGCTGGCGCAACTACGTCGACGTCTTCACCCAGCAGCCCTTCGGCCGCAACCTGTTCAATTCCACGGTCGTGGCCGGCGTGACCACGCTGCTCTCGCTCTTCATCGGCTCCACCGCCGCCTACGCCCTGGGCCGTTTCCGGTTCTTGGGAAAGAGAACGGTCTTCTACGCGATCCTCTCGGTCTCGATGTTTCCGCAGATAAGCGTCCTCGGGGGAATGTACATCCTCGTCCGGTCGATGGGGTTGTACAACACCTGGTGGGCGCTGATCTTCTCCTACACGATCTTTACCCTGCCGTTCACCATCTGGGTGCTGACGAGCTTCGTGCGGGACATCCCGCGCGAGCTGGAGGAGTCGGCCTTCGTTGATGGGGCCACTCCCTGGCAGGTGCTGTGGAAGGTGTTGCTTCCGTTGATGGCCCCCGGCTTGGTCACGGCGGGCCTGCTGGCGTTCATCGGGGCGTGGAACGAGTTCCTCTTCGCGCTGACCTTCACGGTCGACGACAGCGCCCGTACTGTTCCCGTGGCCATCGCTTTTTTCAGCGGCGCCAGCCAGTACGAGCTGCCCTGGGCGCAGATCATGGCGGCTTCGGTGATCGTCACCGTGCCGTTGATCGTGCTGGTGCTCGTCTTCCAGCAAAGGCTGGTCTCGGGTCTGACGGCGGGGGCGGTCAAGGGATGA
- a CDS encoding universal stress protein, translating into MKILHPTDFSEASMKALEVVRQLKKPLGAQLILLHTLEPTPQMPIYGDYWTERLGEVMQQAQHEALEEARKHLQTLDPDAEHHLEVGHPLRVILKYAKEKDVDLIAMGTHGADTLLERILGSITERVIEVSGKPVMATRAGIEVRPFKHFLVSTALADPSRRALEFAKKIADAVGARITLMHSVEPIAEPPIPIHMPDPRYIEERQALIEQLAKQLHEFAAPYGARPLLKEAKPVDAICQVVAEEDIDAVFIGKSRQSRFMGSVTREVLERAQVPVFVHP; encoded by the coding sequence GTGAAGATCCTGCACCCCACCGATTTTTCCGAAGCGTCCATGAAGGCCCTCGAGGTGGTGCGCCAGCTCAAGAAGCCGCTCGGCGCGCAGCTGATCCTGCTCCACACCCTCGAACCCACGCCGCAGATGCCCATCTACGGCGACTACTGGACCGAACGCCTGGGCGAAGTGATGCAGCAGGCGCAGCACGAGGCGCTCGAAGAGGCGCGCAAGCACCTGCAGACCCTCGACCCCGACGCCGAGCACCACCTCGAGGTGGGGCATCCGCTGCGGGTGATCCTCAAGTACGCCAAGGAAAAGGACGTGGACCTCATCGCCATGGGCACCCACGGCGCCGACACCCTGCTCGAGCGCATCCTGGGATCGATCACCGAGCGCGTCATCGAGGTGTCGGGCAAGCCGGTGATGGCCACGCGCGCGGGCATCGAGGTCCGGCCCTTCAAGCACTTCCTGGTCAGCACCGCGCTGGCCGATCCCTCGAGGCGGGCGCTCGAGTTCGCCAAGAAGATCGCCGACGCCGTGGGCGCGCGCATCACCCTGATGCACTCCGTCGAGCCCATCGCCGAGCCGCCGATCCCCATCCACATGCCCGACCCGCGCTACATCGAGGAGCGGCAGGCCCTGATCGAACAGCTCGCCAAGCAGCTGCACGAGTTCGCCGCCCCCTACGGGGCGCGCCCCCTGCTTAAAGAGGCCAAACCGGTCGACGCCATCTGCCAGGTTGTGGCCGAGGAGGACATCGACGCCGTCTTCATCGGTAAGAGCCGGCAGAGCCGCTTCATGGGCTCGGTCACCCGCGAGGTCCTCGAGCGCGCGCAGGTGCCCGTCTTCGTGCATCCGTAG
- the meaB gene encoding methylmalonyl Co-A mutase-associated GTPase MeaB, with protein sequence MDVVRAFHERDRRALARALTWVESGLPEGEALLKAARGQGHAKVVGLTGSPGAGKSTLADRLIEAVRGRGETVAVLAVDPSSPFTGGAILGDRIRMMRHHKDEGVFIRSMASRGSLGGLAGATVAALALLEAFGFDWVFLETVGVGQSEVDIARVADTTVLVLTPAAGDAVQAFKAGVMEIADLIVVNKFDLPGGERVVQELKATLEFAPPRPAGWQVPVLTTVAQSGQGTEELLEAIEAHHEHLERHGLLEPHRIERARFEIASVIQALGQESARKSDALVREVAAGRLSPREAAGRLVAHALEAPDQGGES encoded by the coding sequence ATGGACGTCGTACGCGCCTTTCACGAAAGGGACCGGCGCGCCCTGGCGCGCGCGCTGACCTGGGTCGAGTCGGGCCTGCCCGAAGGCGAGGCGCTGCTCAAGGCGGCGCGCGGCCAGGGGCACGCCAAGGTGGTGGGCCTCACCGGCAGCCCCGGCGCCGGCAAGAGCACGCTGGCCGACCGCCTCATCGAGGCCGTGCGCGGCCGCGGCGAAACCGTGGCCGTGCTCGCCGTGGACCCCAGTTCGCCCTTCACCGGCGGCGCCATCCTGGGCGACCGCATCCGCATGATGCGCCACCACAAGGACGAAGGCGTCTTCATCCGTTCGATGGCGAGCCGCGGCTCGCTGGGCGGGTTGGCGGGGGCCACCGTCGCGGCGCTCGCGCTGCTCGAGGCCTTCGGCTTCGACTGGGTCTTCCTCGAGACCGTGGGCGTGGGCCAGAGCGAGGTGGACATCGCCCGGGTGGCCGACACCACGGTGCTGGTGCTCACCCCCGCCGCCGGCGACGCGGTGCAGGCCTTCAAGGCCGGGGTGATGGAGATCGCCGACTTGATCGTGGTCAACAAGTTCGACCTGCCCGGCGGCGAGCGGGTGGTCCAGGAGCTCAAGGCTACCCTCGAGTTCGCCCCGCCCCGCCCCGCGGGCTGGCAGGTGCCGGTGCTCACCACCGTGGCCCAGTCGGGCCAGGGAACCGAGGAGCTGCTCGAGGCCATCGAGGCCCACCACGAACACCTCGAGCGGCACGGCCTGCTCGAACCCCACCGCATCGAGCGCGCCCGCTTCGAGATCGCCAGCGTCATCCAGGCCCTGGGCCAGGAGAGCGCCCGCAAGAGCGACGCGCTGGTGCGCGAGGTGGCCGCGGGCCGGCTCAGCCCCCGCGAGGCCGCGGGCCGGCTAGTGGCGCACGCGCTCGAGGCGCCGGACCAGGGTGGCGAGTCCTGA
- a CDS encoding PfkB family carbohydrate kinase, which produces MIAVLGEALVDLLPAERPGLWRARAGGSPANVALGLGRLGVPARFYGGLSRDGWGRWIRDRLRAAGVEAAGPFSEDPTPLARVEAGAAEEARYRFYLRGTAFEAAGWPQAGEGVRAVHAGSLAAALPPAADEVWGWLERLEGAFVSFDPNVRPGLTPAAFRGVFWERLDRFDLVKLSAADLDWLAAGEDRDAALARLRAAVPWVVLTLGAGGAVGFCGAHEVHVPPPRVRVVDTVGAGDAFTAGLLAWAEAAGVFGGAPLDRAGLTAALVFACRVAGLTLERVGADPPTRKELEARGGEVCGA; this is translated from the coding sequence ATGATCGCGGTTCTGGGCGAGGCGCTGGTCGACCTGCTGCCGGCCGAGCGGCCGGGGCTGTGGCGGGCGCGTGCCGGCGGCTCGCCGGCCAACGTGGCCCTGGGGCTGGGGCGGCTGGGCGTTCCCGCCCGTTTCTACGGCGGGCTTTCCCGCGACGGCTGGGGCCGCTGGATCCGAGACCGATTGCGTGCGGCCGGGGTGGAGGCGGCCGGGCCCTTCAGCGAAGACCCCACGCCGCTCGCGCGGGTGGAGGCGGGGGCGGCGGAAGAGGCGCGCTACCGCTTCTACCTGCGGGGCACGGCGTTCGAGGCCGCGGGCTGGCCGCAGGCCGGAGAGGGCGTACGCGCGGTGCACGCCGGTTCGCTGGCGGCGGCCTTGCCGCCGGCGGCGGACGAGGTGTGGGGGTGGCTCGAGCGCCTGGAAGGCGCCTTCGTGAGCTTCGATCCCAACGTTCGTCCCGGCCTGACGCCCGCGGCGTTCCGCGGGGTCTTCTGGGAACGGCTGGACCGCTTCGACCTGGTCAAGCTGAGTGCCGCGGACCTGGATTGGCTGGCCGCGGGCGAGGACCGGGACGCCGCCCTGGCGCGGCTGCGCGCGGCGGTGCCCTGGGTGGTGCTCACCCTGGGGGCGGGCGGCGCGGTGGGGTTTTGCGGAGCGCACGAGGTGCACGTACCGCCCCCGCGGGTGCGGGTGGTGGACACGGTGGGCGCCGGCGACGCCTTCACCGCGGGCCTCCTCGCCTGGGCGGAGGCCGCCGGGGTCTTCGGCGGCGCGCCGCTGGACCGGGCGGGGCTCACTGCGGCCTTGGTCTTCGCCTGCCGGGTGGCGGGGCTGACGCTCGAGCGCGTCGGGGCCGACCCGCCGACACGTAAGGAGCTGGAAGCGAGAGGGGGCGAGGTATGCGGAGCGTGA
- a CDS encoding PP2C family protein-serine/threonine phosphatase codes for MSGPSEAPAVEASALTHPGRKRTTNQDAVGQKLTDRGGVFVVADGMGGHRTGELASKLAVKNILEVTEEDTPSPTLLLEAFEEANDAIYMAGQRPESRGMGTTATALALDLPYALIAHVGDSRAYLLRDGVLTQLTQDHSWVAERLRQGLLTPTEARNHRWRNVITNALGSFPEARVDLIGLKVQPGDRFLICSDGLSGVLEDAVLQEVLESMPPDAAAERLVKLANEWGGPDNISVVAVVVHRIPEDRAPPPWALPLEGGEPVVLAMGQEDESVHTQVIEPGRPRSFWHRWRDLIFLIVYVALLLFVLLFNNR; via the coding sequence ATGTCCGGCCCCTCCGAAGCGCCCGCGGTCGAGGCTTCCGCGCTGACCCATCCGGGGCGAAAACGCACCACCAACCAGGATGCGGTGGGCCAGAAGCTGACCGATCGCGGAGGGGTCTTCGTCGTGGCCGACGGCATGGGCGGGCACCGGACGGGCGAGTTGGCCTCCAAGCTGGCCGTCAAGAACATCCTCGAAGTCACCGAGGAGGACACCCCCTCCCCCACCCTGCTGCTCGAAGCCTTCGAAGAGGCCAACGACGCGATCTACATGGCGGGGCAGCGCCCCGAGTCGCGCGGCATGGGCACCACGGCCACCGCGCTGGCGCTGGACCTGCCCTACGCGCTCATCGCCCACGTGGGGGACTCGCGGGCCTACCTGCTGCGCGACGGGGTGCTCACCCAGCTGACCCAGGACCACTCCTGGGTGGCCGAGCGGCTGCGCCAGGGCCTGCTCACCCCCACCGAAGCCCGCAACCACCGCTGGCGCAACGTCATCACCAACGCCCTGGGGTCGTTTCCCGAGGCGCGGGTGGACCTGATCGGCCTCAAGGTGCAGCCCGGCGACCGTTTCCTGATCTGCAGCGACGGGCTCTCGGGGGTCCTCGAGGACGCGGTGCTCCAGGAGGTGCTCGAGTCCATGCCCCCCGACGCCGCCGCCGAACGGCTGGTGAAGCTCGCCAACGAGTGGGGCGGACCCGACAACATCTCCGTCGTCGCCGTGGTCGTGCACCGCATCCCCGAGGACCGCGCGCCCCCGCCCTGGGCCCTCCCGCTCGAGGGCGGCGAACCCGTCGTGCTCGCCATGGGGCAGGAAGACGAAAGCGTGCACACCCAGGTGATCGAGCCCGGGCGGCCGCGCAGCTTCTGGCACCGCTGGCGCGACCTCATCTTCCTGATCGTCTATGTGGCGCTGTTGCTCTTCGTTCTGCTGTTTAATAACAGGTAG
- a CDS encoding calcium/sodium antiporter → MAWLWVILGVALLYFGGELLVRHAVALARRIGMSPLVVGLTVVAFGTSAPELAATLAAALGGNPQVAYGNVVGSNIANLSLVLGLAALVHPLRTKARFIRREMPFLLIVSLVLYFVIADGWIGRVEGVLLFAGLLAYLTYLLREKEEVPDVEAEFAAEYARTGPAAWISLLGIAAGVALLTVGASALVEGAATLARAWGVSDRVVGLTVVALGTSLPELASALVAARKGESELVLGNLVGSNIFNVFAILGITAMVRPIQPDGPGIVVDLSVMLGLVLLAWPFLYTGLRLGRREGAVLLLVYLVYVRYLFAA, encoded by the coding sequence GTGGCCTGGCTCTGGGTAATCCTCGGTGTGGCCCTGCTCTACTTCGGGGGCGAGCTGCTGGTGCGCCACGCGGTGGCGCTGGCGCGACGGATCGGCATGAGTCCGCTCGTGGTCGGCCTCACCGTCGTGGCCTTCGGCACCAGCGCCCCCGAGCTGGCGGCCACGCTGGCCGCCGCCCTAGGCGGGAACCCCCAGGTGGCCTACGGCAACGTGGTGGGCTCGAACATCGCCAACCTCTCGCTGGTGCTGGGGCTGGCGGCCTTGGTGCACCCCCTGCGCACCAAAGCCCGCTTCATCCGCCGGGAAATGCCGTTCCTGCTGATCGTCAGCCTGGTGCTCTACTTCGTGATCGCCGACGGCTGGATCGGCCGCGTCGAAGGCGTCCTGCTCTTCGCGGGGCTGCTCGCCTACCTGACCTACCTACTGCGGGAAAAGGAAGAGGTTCCCGACGTCGAGGCCGAATTCGCCGCCGAGTACGCCCGCACCGGTCCCGCGGCCTGGATCTCGCTGCTCGGCATCGCCGCAGGGGTGGCGCTCCTCACCGTGGGGGCCTCGGCGCTGGTGGAGGGCGCGGCCACGCTGGCGCGCGCCTGGGGCGTTTCCGACCGGGTGGTGGGCCTGACCGTCGTGGCCCTGGGTACGAGCCTGCCCGAGCTGGCCAGCGCGCTCGTGGCCGCGCGCAAGGGGGAGTCGGAACTCGTGCTCGGGAACCTCGTGGGATCCAACATCTTCAACGTCTTCGCCATCCTCGGCATTACCGCCATGGTGCGGCCCATCCAGCCCGACGGCCCCGGCATCGTGGTGGACCTCTCGGTGATGCTCGGCCTGGTGCTGCTCGCCTGGCCCTTCCTCTACACCGGTCTGCGGCTGGGGCGCCGCGAAGGCGCGGTGCTGCTGCTCGTCTACCTCGTCTACGTTCGCTACCTCTTTGCGGCATGA
- a CDS encoding RidA family protein: MQRVQTERAPAAIGPYSQAVRSGGMVFVSGQIPLTPAGELVDGGIEAQTEQVLRNLAAVLEAAGSSLDRVVQVSAFLADMNDFARFNEVYARHFREPYPARAVVEVARLPRDVRVEVACIAEGGEQ; encoded by the coding sequence ATGCAGCGCGTGCAAACCGAACGGGCCCCCGCGGCCATCGGGCCGTACAGCCAGGCCGTCAGGTCGGGCGGCATGGTCTTCGTTTCCGGGCAGATCCCCCTGACCCCCGCCGGCGAGCTGGTGGACGGAGGCATCGAGGCCCAGACCGAGCAGGTGCTCCGCAACCTGGCGGCGGTGCTCGAGGCCGCCGGAAGCAGCCTGGACCGCGTCGTCCAGGTGAGCGCCTTTCTGGCCGACATGAACGACTTCGCCCGTTTCAACGAGGTCTACGCCCGGCACTTCCGCGAACCCTATCCGGCGCGCGCCGTCGTCGAGGTGGCCCGCCTGCCACGAGACGTACGGGTTGAAGTGGCCTGCATCGCCGAAGGAGGAGAACAGTGA